Part of the Actinomycetota bacterium genome, GCGAAATTACATTTCCATTCGACAGTACGACAGTATTCGGCGGATGGACTGTTCTGCCGAACTTTCGAAGAAACCGATCCAATATAACCCCGGTCGCTCCAATAGTGCCATCGGCTTTAAAGAAATTGACACCGCTCCGCCTAAGTTGATTTGCCGCTAGCGACTGGGAGACGATGAGAACGTCCATTTCCTCAACCGAAACGGCATCTGCTCGACGCAGAGTTTTTTCTGCATCCATCCTTGGACAAAGATGACAATCACGGACTCGACAGTACAGTTCACCCAGGAGAAGTTCCCATTGTTTGGAAGGCCTATTCATTCCGACCCCGAATTAACCACCTTTGAAGTGCTTCCAATAGTTTGCCTCAGCCGTTTCTGGTCTGCTTTTCTGCTGTGTGCCGTTTTTTTGCGCTAACTATGTTTATACTGATCCGTATAATACTCCAAAATTGCTGCTTGTGTCCATATAAGACGCCTGCTAGAATTCGTAACTTGCGGATATAACCAGTGCTAGCTGTAGCTGTTGACACGAAACGCTGTTTTATCATGACGTCTTATACGGATCAATATCTAACTCCCTTTGCAACCGACTTATTTAACCTTAAAGTATGTCGACCGGGACTTAGGAGAATCCCCTATTCCCGGCTCTGGTTTCGGCTTCGTTCATATTATTTATTTTACTTATTGGGAACTCCGATCTTCCAGATGCCCTTCTCCAAAAACGCTTCGATGGTCTGCCTTTTTGCCTTATTAATCATATTTGGGTGCGATAATTTAAACTTTTTCGCATAATCGGCAAGCGTCATTATTTCCGCGCCCTCCAAATATGCAAGCCGTTTATGGTAGCTGCCGGTGAGGGCTTTGCCTACTATCGCTTCCATGATCTTGGTCGAACCCTTTAAGTCGAATTCCTGAAAAGCCTCGTAATATTTGTTTCTCTCAATAAATTTAATGTTGATCGGAACGAAGCCCTCGCGTATCAGCAAATAGTTATTAACGACACGCCCGATACGGCCGTTACCGTCAACGAACGGATGAATGTGTTCAAAGACGAGGTGCAACTTTGCTACACGCTTAATGATATTTATATGACTTTCGGCATTGAACTCCGCGAGCATTTTTTCGAGGCGACCGACGACCACCTGAGGGTCAGGCGCGATATGACTCCCTACGCGAACGTATTCCTGATCTTGCCTAAACCTGCCGGCAATATCGTCGCGGATATTGGAGATAAGCATTTTGTGCAGCATTAAAATGACGTTTAGGGAAAGTTCTTGCTCTTTGGCCTTAGTATCTATATACGTTACGACTCTGGCGAGATTCTTCGCCTCAAATATTTCACGTTCGGAGATATATCGATCGAGGTCGATCTGGAGCAGAATCTTTTCTGTTTCTTCTAAAGTGAGGGTGCTGTTTTCGATGGCGTTTGAGTTAAATACCTGTTCGGCAACTTCAGCCTCGTTGATAATTCTAATAAGCGCGTCTTTGCCTATTGACGCCCTGTAGTATCGCTCCCGAAGGGTATTGATCTTATTGTAGACATTCAGGATCTTTGCCATACCGTTAAATTATAGGTTTTTCACGCTTTTGTCAATATAACCGTGAATACTGGTCACAAAATCGCTGGTTTTAACGGTTATGGCTATCGATCAATGTTCTACAACTCGCCCGCAAAGGCTTGGTGCAACAGCGACTTCTTCAATGATTCCAGCGCGGCGTGTTAGGCGCTCTTCCACTGCATGGATAGCTTTTTATTTGACGCGGGTGGAGTAGGGGCGTAGGGGACGTTGCTACGGTTGCTACGTCTACGCTTACTCACTCATGTTAAACGATTACATAGAAGCAGCGTTTCCTTCAGATCAAAAGAATCCGCCCTGCTCACGTAGCAACGTCCCCTGCCTCCTCACGTAACTCACGTAGCTCCCGTAGCAACGTCCCCTACACTCGCTCGATGCTCGCGCCTACCGCCCGCAGTTTCTGCTCAAAATCGTGATAGCCCCGGTCGATGTGGTAGATGTCGGCTATCTCGGTGACGCCTTCGGCGACCAGGCCGGCGACGACCAGCGCGGCCCCGCCCCTCAGGTCGGGCGCGTTTACCGGCGCCCCGCTCAAACCGGCCACGCCTCGAATGACGGCATGACGCCCTTCGGTCTTGATATCACTGCCCATCCGGTTGAGTTCCGCGACGAACATGAAGCGGTTTTCAAAGATATTCTCGGTGATGATGCTCGTCCCTTCGGCGATAGCCAAAATCGTCATGAACTGCGTCTGGAGGTCGGTAGGAAACCCCGGATACGGCAGCGTGGCTATGTCCGCCGGGCGGATTGCGTCGCGCCCGATGACTCGAATCTCGCCCACGCCCACCTTGACGATAGCCCCGATACTGCGGAGCTTGCTGACGGCGAGTTCTAAGTGCTCCGGGGATACGTCTTCGAGCACGACGTCGCCCTTGGTGATTGCGGCGGCGACCAGGAATGTCCCGGCCTCGATACGGTCGGGCATGACACGGTATTCGCCCCCGTGCAGCTTATTGACCCCCTCGACCACGATAGTAGAAGTACCGGCGCCTTTTATCCTGGCGCCCATCATGTTGAGAAAGTCGGCGAGGTCGACTATCTCCGGCTCCCTGGCGGCATTGGCGATTACCGTCTCGCCCTCGGCCAGCGTAGCCGCCATCAACAGGTTCTCGGTCGCGCCCACACTCGGATAGTCCAGGGCTATCTTCGCGCCCACCAGCTTCTCCGAGTAAGCCTCGATAAAGCCGTGGCCTACCTCGAACCGCGCCCCGAACGCCTCCAAGCCTCGTATGTGCATGTCTATTTTACGCAAGCCGATATTGCAACCGCCGGGCATAGCGACCCGGGCTTTTCCAAGGCGCGCTAAAAGCGGCCCTAAGACGATGATAGAGGCCCTCATCTGGCTTACCAATTCATAAGGGGCTTCAGGATAAAGCGGGTATGTCGGCTTTATCTCGACGACGCCGGGCTCACTATACGCGACCCTGGCGCCCAACCTTTCGAGCACCGCAGCCATCGTCTTGACGTCGTTTATTATCGGGACGTTCGTGAGAATCGTCGTCTCTTCCGTCAACAAAGCCGCCGCCATCAGCTTGAGGGCGGAATTTTTCGCGCCGCCCACCTTTATTCTTCCAGAGAGCCGGTTGCCGCCCTCGACGACGAACTTCGAACCATTACTCATTGCTCATTACCTTAAATCTCCTCAACTGTGGAGCTTATAGTATAGCCGATATCGCTCAACAACGCAGAAGCCAGACAAAGAATTCAGGCTCTAACCTTGAAATCCTTCTCTGGCTTCCGATTATTAAGTTATTCCAGCATTGGTTAGCCTTTTTGTGCCACCCTGAGCCTGACAAGCGCTTTTCTCAAGCTTACCTCGGCCTCAAGGAGTATCTTACCTGATGCTCTCGCCTCGGCTATCTCTGCTTCCCGCTCGAGGCGTTTCGCCTCGGCGCGGGCAATATCGATTTCGTGCGAAAGCTCCGCCGCATCAGCAAGTATTGTGAGCTTATCATTCCTAAACTCGAGATAACCGCCCAACACGGAAACAAAATCGCGCTGCCCGCCATTGAGTATACGCAACTCACCGAGGGCAAGCGGCGTAACGATAGGGATGTGCCGCGGCATAATGCCCAGCTCACCCTCGACGCCGAGAGCGACTACCATGTCGGCTTCTCCACTATAGACGATATTCTCAGGGCTTACCACTTCGCATAGAAGCTTGCGATCAGCCATTTAAACCTCCAGTAAACGCCCCTTACGAAGCCACCTGAGCGGCCATATCCGCATTCTTCTCTATGGCCTCTTCGATTGAGCCGACCATATAGAACGCCTGCTCCGACAGCGAGTCGTGCATACCATCGACGATCTCCTTGAAGCCGCGGATGGTATCGGCAAGCGGCACATACCTACCCTCTTGACCGGTAAACGCCTCGGCCACGTTGAAGGGCTGACTCAAGAACTTCTGGATCTTCCTCGCCCTCATAACGATAAGCTTGTCCTCTTCGGAAAGCTCGTCCATACCGAGAATCGCGATGATGTCCTGAAGCTCTTTGTAGCGCTGCAGAATCTGCTGCACATTACGGGCTACCGTGTAGTGCTCTTCGCCGACGGCGCCGGGCTCGAGAATCCTTGAACTCGAGTCGAGCGGGTCGACCGCCGGGTAAATACCAAGCTCCGAGATTTGGCGCGAGAGAACGGTCGTCGCATCCAAGTGCGTAAACGCGGTCGCCGGCGCCGGGTCGGTCAGGTCGTCGGCGGGGACATAAATCGCCTGTACCGACGTGATAGAACCCGTCCGGGTCGATGTGATTCTCTCCTGCAGGTCGCCCATCTCGGTGCCGAGCGTCGGCTGATAGCCTACCGCTGACGGCATACGCCCGAGGAGCGCCGATACTTCGGAGCCCGCTTGTGTGAAGCGGAAGATGTTGTCGATAAAGAGAAGAACGTCTCTTCCCTGGTCACGGAAGTATTCCGCGACGGTAAGGCCGGTCAGGCCGACACGTAGACGCGAGCCCGGGGGCTCGTTCATCTGGCCGAAGACCAGCGAGGTCTTGTCGATAACGCCCGACTCCTTCATCTCGAGCCAGAGGTCGTTACCCTCGCGTGTGCGCTCGCCTACCCCTGTGAAGACCGAGTTACCACCGTGTTTGGTCGCGATATTATGGATAAGCTCCATAATGAGAACGGTCTTGCCTACACCGGCTCCGCCGAAGAGACCGATTTTACCGCCCTTTACATAAGGTGCCAGAAGGTCGATGACCTTGATGCCGGTCTCCAAAATCTCAGCGGTCGGCTTCAACTGGTCGAACTCCGGCGGCTTGCGGTGAATCGGATACCGCTCCGCTGCCGGAACCGGCGTGTCGGTATCTATCGGCTCACCCAAAACGTTGAGAATTCTCCCGAGCGTGCCGTCGCCGACCGGTACGGTTATCGGAGCCCCGGTGTCCAAAACATCCATGCCCCTTACTAAACCGTCGGTCGATGACATCGCTACGGCGCGTACTTTATTGCCCTCCAAGTGCTGCTGCACTTCGGCAATGACCTCAACTGTCCCATTGGGCGTCTCAGCCGAAATCTTGAGCGCGTTATATATCGGAGGCAACTCGCTCGCATCGAATTCCGCGTCTAGAACGACACCGATAATCTGCACAATTTTACCTACGCCCATTTAAACTCTTCACCTCAATTCTATTGCCGAACATGTCGGCATCGATAAACTTACAAAACAGATCTATGCCTCTTGCAGGGCATTGGCGCCGCCGACAATCTCAGCGATCTCTTGCGTGATTTGCGCCTGCCTCGCCCGGTTGTACCACCTGGTGAGATTCTCTATCATCTCTGTCGCGCTGTCGGTCGCGTTCTTCATCGCTATCCGGCGCGCGGCGTGCTCGCTCGCAGCCGATTCCATCAGCGCCCTAAGAACGACTGTATTGACATAGCGCGGCAATAGATCGTATAGCACTCGCACCGCGTCCGGCTCGAACTCGTGCTCGACACTCGTCCCGCCCGCTTCGGCCTCGCCGCCGCCGCCACCCGATATCTCCGCTTGTTTTACGGGGAGTAGCTGATGGGTCGTCGGCTTTTGCTCCAGCGCCGATTTGAAATGATTGAACACAATGTAGACCTTGTCGATGGAGCCTTCCTGATACATCTCGACGACTTTATCCGCAACCGCTTTCGCCTCGATAAAGGTCGGGCGGTCGGTAAACTCGGTATGCGCCGCGATAATGTTATATTCGGCAAATCTTAAATAACCCGCGCCCTTGCGGCCGACGGCTACAAAAGATACCTCGCGGCCTTGGGCCGTCTCGTCGCGGTATATCGCCTCCGCGCGCCGCAGGATGTTCATATTGAACGCCCCGCAGAGCCCCCGGTTGGAAGTGACCGGAATAATCACGACATTCTTGGTCTCTTCATGAACCTCGAGCAACGGATGGCTGCCCGCCCCGACATGCTGGGCGACGCTGTTTAAGACATCGACCATTTTTATCGCATACGGCCGTGCCGCCTCGATTCGGGATTGCGCCCGCTTTATCTTAGCGGTCGCCACCATCTCCATAGTCTTGGTGATTTGGCGCGTGCTCTCGACACTTTTTATTCTGCTAAGTACTGCTCTTGCCTTTGACATGGATAATCATCCCCAAGCTATAGAGCCATGCCGACGAAGGATGTCTTGAATTCCTTGATGATTTCGCCGAGCGCTTTCTCATTCTCTTCTGAAATGACCTTCTCTTCGACGATGTTCTTCGCCAAGTCCGCGTAATTGCCGCGGACGAACTCGAGTAGGCCTTTCTCGAACGCACCGACTTTTGTCACGTCGATGTCGTCAAGGAAGCCGCGGACACCGGCGAAGATAGATATGATCTGGTCTTCAACCACCATCGGCACGAACTGCCCTTGCTTCAGCAACTCGACCATGCGCTGGCCTCTCGCCAACTGTGCCAGCGTCGCTTTGTCCAGCTCTGAGCCGAACTGCGCAAACGCTTCCAGTTCACGGAACTGCGCCAAGTCGAGTCTTAAACGTCCTGCTACCTGCTTCATCGCTTTGATCTGCGCGTTACCGCCGACTCGGGATACCGAGATACCGACGTTGACCGCCGGGCGCACGCCCGAATAGAAGAGGTCGGACTCGAGGAATATCTGGCCGTCCGTAATCGAGATGACATTCGTCGGGATATACGCCGAAACGTCGCCCGCGAGCGTCTCGATAATCGGCAGCGCCGTAAGAGAACCGCCGCCCAATTCATCGCTGAGCTTGCACGCCCTCTCCAGCAGCCTCGAATGTAGATAGAAGACGTCGCCCGGGTATGCTTCGCGGCCCGGCGGGCGTCTCAGCAATAGCGACATCTGGCGATACGCTTGAGCTTGCTTGCTCAAGTCATCATAGATGACCAGCGTATGCTTGCCGTTGTAGAGATAGTGCTCCGCCATAGCGCAGCCGCCGTACGGTGCGATATACTGCATCGGCGCGGGGTCGCTGGCCGGAGAGGCTACAACGATGGTGTATTTCATGGCATCGTGGCGCTCTAAGGTCTCGACGACCTGCGCGACGGTCGATGCTTTGCCGCCGATGGCGACATAGACACAGACAACGCCTGTGTTCTTTTGGTTGATGATTGCGTCAATCGCAATCGCGGTCTTTCCGGTTCTGCGGTCGCCGATGATAAGCTCGCGCTGTCCGCGACCGATGGGTATCATCGAGTCGATAGCCTTGATGCCGGTCTGCAAGGGCTCCTTAACAGGTTGCCTGTGGACAACACCCGGGGCCAGCCACTCTATCGGGCGGTGTGCCTCCGGTGTTATCGGGCCTTTGCCGTCGATCGGCTGACCCAACGAGTTGACGACACGGCCGAGCATACCGTCGCCGACCGGGACCTCGGCGATCCTGCCGGTGCGCTTTACGATATCGCCCTCGGCGATGTCGAGGTAGTCACCCATAATAACGACACCGACATTGTCTTCCTCGAGGTTGAGGGCAAGACCGAACGCGCCGTTGGGGAACTCGAGCATCTCCATCGCCATGCAGCCGCGTACGCCGTGGACTATCGCGATGCCGTCTCGGGCCTCCAGAACCGTTCCAACCTCTTCGACCTCTATTTGAGGTTCATACTCTTCGATTTCCCGCCTCAACAGAGAGGCGATCTCTCGCGACTTTATTTTCATAAACCTACTCCTTACCGCGCTTGAATTAGCCTGTCGCGTAAGTCGCTTAAACGTGATTTTACGCTGGCGTCGATGATCTGCCCGTTGGCGTAGACTATCATTCCGCCGTGGATTGTCGGGTCGACAACGGTTTCAAGTATTACTTCCCTCTTGGTAGATTCTTCGAGCTTAACTTGGATTTTCGCTCGCAGGTCATCGGAGAGCGGTATCGCCGTGATGACCCGGGCCATAACCCGCTTTTGATGTTCGTCCAAGAGACGGTCGAACTCGTTTCTTATCTCAAAGAACAAGTTCTCCCTACCGTTGTCGAAGAGTATCCAGAAAAAGTTGCGCGTCATAACCGATACTTCATGTAGAAAGACTTTATTAAAAACGCTCTTTTTCTGTTCACCGCCCACTTTTGCCGAATGAAAATACCCTTCGAACTCCGGGTCGGTGAGCAAGTCGCCCACGAGTTCGACCTCTTTGGCGACTTTCTCAAGCGCGTTATCGCTAATCGCCGCGTCAAATAGCGCTTCCGCGTATTCCCTCGCTACCCGCTCGTCTTTCATGACAAACGACCCACTTCACTCAGATAACTCTCGATAAGCTGCTCGTGCGCGGCTTTATCCAACTCTTGCTCGATTACTTTTGCGGCCAAGGTAACGCTAAGGTCGCCTACCTCCGTCCTTAACTCTTTGATCGCCTGCTCTACGTCGCGGTTGATCTGGTCTTCCGCTTTCGCGATCATAAGCTTGACCTCTTCATCAGCTTTGGCTTTAATCTCAGCTCTAAGATTTTCGCCAAGTTGCTTGCCTTCGGCGATGATTTTATGCGCCTCGGCACGCGCCTCGGCCAATCTCTCCTCATAACCTTTGAGCATGCGCTCCGCCTCAAGCCGAGCGTTCTCCGCCTGCTCGATGGATTCGCGTATCGTCTTCTCGCGCTCATCCAACATGCTTACGATCGGGCCGAAACCAAATTTGGCTAAAGCAATCACCAACACGATGAAAGCTAAAGTCACATAGATTATCAGTGGTTGGTTTAATTCAATCATCCGTAACCCACTTACTCCTTCCAGAAAAGTTCAGCCCGTTTCCTACTTAGAGAACAGCAGGATACTGACGACGAAGCTATAAAGAGCGATAGCCTCGGCAAACACGATACCGATGATCATCGTCGTTCTCAGGGTAGCACTGGCTTCCGGCTGACGGGCCATGCCTTCGAGGGCCTTACCGGCTATGATGCCTACGCTCACTCCGGGGCCGATAGCACCGAGGCCGATAGCAAGGCCGGCACCCAAATGTGCAAGATTGATCTCCATAAAAGTAACCTCCTCTCGTTAATCCTAATGTTCAGGATGGATAGCTGCGCCAATATATATCGCTGACAATACCGCGAATATATATGCCTGGATAAAAGCGACAAATATCTCAAACGCATACATGATAATGGAGAATGCGAATGGGATAGGTGCGACGATGATACTGCCGGACATGATTATCAGAGCCAGCAAGGACAGAATGAGTATATGCCCCGCCAGCAGGTTAGCAAAGAGTCGCAAGGCCAGCGAGAGCGGTTTAGCAAGCTGGCTGAATATCTCTAATGGATAAAGGATGACGTAGAGCCATCCCGGCATACCGTGCGGAGCCAGGTTCTTCATATACGCGAACGGCCCCTGCTTCACCATTCCCGCACCCACAAAGGTGAGGAAGACGATGATCGCGAGCGTCGCGGTCATGTTGATGTTGCTGGTCGGGGAGTTTGAGCCGGGAATAAGACCCAGTAGGTTGCTGAATAGAATCAAAAAGAAGAGCGCGCCTATGAATGGAAGCCATTTCTTCCCCTCATGCGTACCTATGTTCGCTTCGACGATATCGACTTTTACAAACTGCACCATCGCCTCGATGAAATTTCTCAGCCGGCCCCTCGCGACAAGCCCTCCGCCCCTGCCCGTGTACCAGACAAGGCCAATCGTTATAAATGTAGCCAACCATACGACGACGACCGCTTTGTTTATGGAAAAATCAAGACCGAAAAGGTGCATACTGGGGCCGTGCGGCAATGGGATGCCGAAAAATTTGAAGGCATACTCGTTCGAGAGACTAAACTCCTCGAGTATGTGAGACATTACCGCGCCGGCTTCGCTGGATTGCTCGGCTCCGGCTACTTGCTCTGCTGCCATATATCTCTCCTTTCCTGTTTTGAGTCAAACGTTAATCCCTCAGCCAGTTCTTAACGCTCATCGCCAATACCACAGTGAATCCGACCGCTACCGTTGAAAGAAGCAGTGTCAGGTTCAATTCAAGAAAACGAGACAACGAAAATACGACTATCCAAAGACCGATAAGTCGCACCCAAAAGCCGCCTACCGCAAAAGCGACCGCCTTTTTTGCGGAGAACCTCTGGGACTTTTTGGTGGCGGTGACGGTGCTTCCTACATACAGACCGAGCACAAGAAGCCCGATGAGCGAGCTTTTAAGCCCCAACCACCCATTAATATACCATCCTATGATAGGCGCTGCTATCCAGAATGGCAAGCCGTGCAGTAAAATCGCCCTAGTATCGAAAAGAGATTTGTACCGTGGGCTTGGACGTTTCCTACTTAGAGAAGTCACGTTTTTGGCGCTCCTCTTCTTGCTCCATCTCGATGACCGCTCTGTAGATATTCAAGAAACCGGCCGCCGCGCCGAATATAATACTCAATATCATAATGGCGGTCGCGTACCGGGGCGCTAGCCGCCCTATCGCCCAACCTATGAGCGTACCGACTAGAACAGCGGCCAAAAGCTCGGTCCCCAGATGCCCAAGCTTTACCAACTCACGCTTTGACGAGTTGGCTTTCCTCGAACTAACGTCCTTGCTTGTCGTTATTTTTTTGTCGGAATCCTTGTGTTCGGTTGGTTTATTTTCGCCGCGGTCGCCTTTGCCGGCTCTCTCGACATCTTCATCCGAAGCGTGTCGGGTTTCCCACATCGGCCAGCGGCCATCATCTGATTGTAACATTAATTACGAACACCGATCCTTGAATTATAATAAAGTAAATCAAAGGCGCATGCAATAGCTTGATTGCCGGTTTCTGCGCTACATCGCTAATAAATAATCAAAATATAATCAGCTGCCGTTGTCAAAGGAAATCCGCAAAAGCCTGACCCCAGCCTCTTCCAGCAACTCTTGCGCGAGCAGGTCGGGATAGCCTTGCTCAAAAAATATCTCTTTAATGCCCGCATTAATAAGCATCTTAGCACAGAGCACACACGGTTGGTGTGTGCAATAAATCGTCGCCCCGCCGACCGCGATGCCGTAGAGCGCCGCCTGAATAAGCGCGTTCTGCTCGGCGTGAAGGCCGCGGCAGAGTTCGTGGCGCTCGCCCGATGCTATACCCTGAATCTCACGCAAGCAGCCGATATCTATACAGTGCCGAACACCCGACGGCGCGCCGTTGTAGCCGGTCGCGAGGATGCGCTTATCGCGCACGAGAAGCGCCCCGACCTTTCGCCTGACACAGGTCGCGCGCTGGGAGACCTGTTTGGTGATGTTTAAGAAATACTCGTCCCAAGAGGGCCTCGAATCGGAAGGCCGCTCCGAGAGAGGCGGGCCGCTCCGCCCGTTATCATAGTCCATACTTATCCCAGCGCCTCCCAGCCTCTCCAACGCTTTGTGGGCCGACGCGCGACCTATCCGCCGCGTCATCCGCCGTGACAGTCGATCAAACCGTTATCAACGTCTTTCTAGCGCCCTACGGCAGCGAGGTTGCTGTAGACAGGGTGCTCTTCGCAGAGCCGTTTAACTTCGGCCGCGACCCTCCCGTGTACCCGCTCATCGCCCATGCCCTCCAGGGTGTCGGCGATAAGGTTTGCCAAGAATCGGGTCTCATCTTCCTTTAAGCCGCGAGTCGTAATCGCCGGCGTCCCTAAACGGATGCCGCTCGTTACCGAGGCGCTTCGCGTCTCGAACGGGATGGTGTTTTTGTTAGCAACGATACCGACCATTCCAAGCTCTTGTTCGGCATCGGCCCCGGTTATCCCTTTGCTCGTCAAATCGACTAGCATCAGGTGCGTATCGGTGCCGCCCGAGCATATCCGAAACCCGCGCCCCGCCAAAACCTCGGCCATTGCGCGCGCGTTAACCACGACCCGCTCGGCGTAGGTCTTAAAATCACCGGCCATGGCCTCTTTGAAGCAGACCGCTTTAGCCGCTATCGTATGCATCATGGGGCCGCCCTGCGTCCCCGGAAAGACCGCTTTATCGAGCGCTTTGCCGTACTTCTCGCGCGCCAGAATCAAACCGCCGCGCGGGCCGCGCAGCGTTTTGTGCGTCGTGGTAGATACCACATCGCTATGGGGTACGGGGCTCGGGTGAACCCCGGCTGCTACCAATCCCGCGATATGCGCCATATCGACCATAAGGTATGCGTCGACCTCGTCGGCTATCGAGCGGAACGCCTCGAAATCGATGATGCGCGGATAAGCGCTCGCGCCTGTGACTATCATACGCGGCTTATTCTCACGGGCAATCCTTCGAATCTCGTCGTAATCCATCTGCTCGGTCTCGGGGTTGACCCCGTAAGCGACGAAGTTGTATATCCGGCCCGAGATATTGGCCGGGCTGCCGTGCGTAAGGTGGCCGCCGTGCGGGAGCATCAAACCCATGACCGTGTCGCCCGGCTTGAGCAACGCCAGGTAAATCGCTGTGTTTGCCTGGGCGCCCGAGTGGGGCTGGACATTGGCGTACTCCGCGCCGAAGAGTTCCTTGGCGCGCCGGCAAGCTATCGTCTCCGCCGTATCGACATGCACGCAACCGCCGTAATAGCGGTGTCCCGGGTAGCCTTCGGCGTATTTATTGGTCATGACCGAAGCCTGTGCTTCGATTACATCCTCGCTCACATAGTTTTCAGACGCGATAAGGTCGAGTGTGTGCCGCTGGCGCTCAAGCTCGTCCTGGATGGCCTGCCATATCTCCGAATCGCTTTCCCTTAATGTCATTCGCTCACCCCTGCTCGTTCTTCTATCATACTTATCTTCTCGACCCGTCGGGCGTGTCTGCCGCCTTCGAAGCCGGTAGCTAACCATACTTTCAATATCTCTATCGCGACCGCCGCGCCAATTATCCTCGACCCCAAGGTTAGGATGTTGGCGTCGTTGTGCTCGCGGCTGAAGCGCGCGGATACCGTCTCGTTGCAGTTTGCGGCGCGGGCTCCTTTGACTTTGTTCGCGGCAATGGCCACCCCGACCCCGGTACCGCATACGATAACCCCGCGGTCATACTCCCCGGCGACAACTTTTAGCGCCACCATTTCGGCGAAGTCCGGGTAGTCGACAGAGTCGTCGCCGTTGATGGTGCCGACATCCAAAAACTCGACGCCCTCTTCTTTGAGCACCTCTTTGAGTTCTTCTTTTAAATCATATCCGGCGTGGTCGGACCCTATTACGACCTTCAAACCTCTCCCGCCTTTCCAAGCTACGCATTCCGTAAAACGGCGCGCGTGCCCGCGGCGCCAATAAATCCCTGTTAAAAAGGATACCTGCTGCTTATGGGCTTGTAAAGGGCAGCCTCACAGCGCGA contains:
- the atpF gene encoding F0F1 ATP synthase subunit B; translated protein: MIELNQPLIIYVTLAFIVLVIALAKFGFGPIVSMLDEREKTIRESIEQAENARLEAERMLKGYEERLAEARAEAHKIIAEGKQLGENLRAEIKAKADEEVKLMIAKAEDQINRDVEQAIKELRTEVGDLSVTLAAKVIEQELDKAAHEQLIESYLSEVGRLS
- the atpE gene encoding ATP synthase F0 subunit C yields the protein MEINLAHLGAGLAIGLGAIGPGVSVGIIAGKALEGMARQPEASATLRTTMIIGIVFAEAIALYSFVVSILLFSK
- the atpB gene encoding F0F1 ATP synthase subunit A codes for the protein MAAEQVAGAEQSSEAGAVMSHILEEFSLSNEYAFKFFGIPLPHGPSMHLFGLDFSINKAVVVVWLATFITIGLVWYTGRGGGLVARGRLRNFIEAMVQFVKVDIVEANIGTHEGKKWLPFIGALFFLILFSNLLGLIPGSNSPTSNINMTATLAIIVFLTFVGAGMVKQGPFAYMKNLAPHGMPGWLYVILYPLEIFSQLAKPLSLALRLFANLLAGHILILSLLALIIMSGSIIVAPIPFAFSIIMYAFEIFVAFIQAYIFAVLSAIYIGAAIHPEH
- a CDS encoding AtpZ/AtpI family protein, translated to MWETRHASDEDVERAGKGDRGENKPTEHKDSDKKITTSKDVSSRKANSSKRELVKLGHLGTELLAAVLVGTLIGWAIGRLAPRYATAIMILSIIFGAAAGFLNIYRAVIEMEQEEERQKRDFSK
- a CDS encoding cytidine/deoxycytidylate deaminase family protein translates to MDYDNGRSGPPLSERPSDSRPSWDEYFLNITKQVSQRATCVRRKVGALLVRDKRILATGYNGAPSGVRHCIDIGCLREIQGIASGERHELCRGLHAEQNALIQAALYGIAVGGATIYCTHQPCVLCAKMLINAGIKEIFFEQGYPDLLAQELLEEAGVRLLRISFDNGS
- a CDS encoding serine hydroxymethyltransferase, whose protein sequence is MTLRESDSEIWQAIQDELERQRHTLDLIASENYVSEDVIEAQASVMTNKYAEGYPGHRYYGGCVHVDTAETIACRRAKELFGAEYANVQPHSGAQANTAIYLALLKPGDTVMGLMLPHGGHLTHGSPANISGRIYNFVAYGVNPETEQMDYDEIRRIARENKPRMIVTGASAYPRIIDFEAFRSIADEVDAYLMVDMAHIAGLVAAGVHPSPVPHSDVVSTTTHKTLRGPRGGLILAREKYGKALDKAVFPGTQGGPMMHTIAAKAVCFKEAMAGDFKTYAERVVVNARAMAEVLAGRGFRICSGGTDTHLMLVDLTSKGITGADAEQELGMVGIVANKNTIPFETRSASVTSGIRLGTPAITTRGLKEDETRFLANLIADTLEGMGDERVHGRVAAEVKRLCEEHPVYSNLAAVGR
- the rpiB gene encoding ribose 5-phosphate isomerase B; translated protein: MKVVIGSDHAGYDLKEELKEVLKEEGVEFLDVGTINGDDSVDYPDFAEMVALKVVAGEYDRGVIVCGTGVGVAIAANKVKGARAANCNETVSARFSREHNDANILTLGSRIIGAAVAIEILKVWLATGFEGGRHARRVEKISMIEERAGVSE